The Sphingobacterium bambusae genome includes a window with the following:
- a CDS encoding aspartate/glutamate racemase family protein, translating into MIGIVGGVGALAGLDIATKIIEETKVSNEREHLPLLLHAHAQRISDPAAYLIGRENENPAKAIAQTICELETAGATIVAVPSHAAHASRIFDLIREELEHHGSQVKLLHMIEETALYIQRKHGHQAVAVLSSLGTKNNGLYQHALTQHGLQALEPDQALQDKIQEAIYDPTYGIQAVSAPVSNRARSEIIKVIAELKKKGAQSIVFGDADFALAIPEKESDGLPIVDPNRVLARALIAAYDESKLRSEEVLANA; encoded by the coding sequence ATGATCGGAATAGTAGGAGGTGTCGGCGCACTTGCTGGACTCGACATCGCAACGAAAATAATAGAAGAAACAAAAGTAAGCAACGAGCGAGAACATCTGCCTTTGCTACTGCATGCGCATGCACAACGCATCAGCGATCCGGCAGCATATTTAATAGGCAGGGAAAACGAAAACCCAGCTAAGGCCATTGCACAAACCATATGTGAATTGGAAACTGCTGGAGCCACTATCGTGGCTGTACCATCCCATGCCGCGCATGCATCACGTATTTTTGATTTGATACGTGAAGAGCTTGAACATCATGGTAGTCAAGTAAAACTTCTACATATGATTGAGGAAACGGCTCTATATATACAGCGTAAGCATGGGCATCAGGCAGTGGCGGTGTTAAGCAGCCTAGGCACGAAAAACAATGGTCTTTACCAGCATGCGTTAACACAGCATGGGTTGCAAGCGCTGGAACCCGACCAAGCTTTGCAGGATAAGATTCAAGAAGCGATCTACGATCCGACTTATGGTATTCAGGCGGTGTCAGCACCGGTCAGCAACCGGGCGCGTAGCGAAATCATTAAAGTAATTGCTGAGCTCAAAAAGAAAGGCGCTCAATCGATCGTGTTTGGCGATGCGGATTTTGCACTTGCTATCCCTGAAAAAGAGAGTGATGGTTTACCCATCGTCGATCCAAACAGGGTGCTGGCACGTGCGTTGATTGCTGCCTATGACGAATCGAAGCTACGCTCGGAGGAAGTGCTGGCCAACGCCTAG
- the kbl gene encoding glycine C-acetyltransferase — MFKTLKPALEKELAAIKEAGLYKQERIIVTPQGADIKVDSGQEVINFCANNYLGLSSHPTVVEAAKKAIDSHGYGMSSVRFICGTQDVHKELEAKISSFLGTEDTILYAAAFDANGGVFEPLLGAEDAIISDELNHASIIDGARLCKAQRFRYKNCDMVDLEEQLKAAAGARHRIIVTDGAFSMDGSVAPLDKICDLADKYEALVMIDESHCSGFIGKTGRGTHELFDVIERVDIITGTLGKALGGASGGFTSGRKEIIDMLRQRSRPYLFSNTLAPAIAGASVAVLDMLSETTALRDKLETNTTYFREKMTEAGFDIKPGFHPIVPVMLYDAKLAQEFAAKMLDEGIYVIGFYYPVVPQGKARIRVQISAGHEKEHLDKAIAAFTKVGKELNVIK, encoded by the coding sequence ATGTTTAAAACGTTAAAACCGGCATTAGAAAAAGAACTTGCAGCCATTAAAGAAGCAGGTTTGTACAAGCAAGAGCGCATTATCGTGACGCCTCAGGGAGCTGATATTAAGGTAGACTCTGGGCAAGAGGTTATTAATTTTTGCGCCAACAACTATTTAGGATTGTCCTCACACCCCACAGTAGTAGAAGCTGCAAAGAAAGCAATAGATAGCCACGGTTATGGCATGTCATCCGTACGCTTTATTTGTGGTACCCAGGATGTACACAAAGAATTGGAAGCCAAAATTTCCAGCTTTTTGGGGACCGAAGATACCATTCTGTATGCTGCCGCTTTTGATGCCAATGGAGGTGTTTTTGAACCGCTGTTAGGTGCTGAAGATGCTATTATCTCGGATGAACTCAACCACGCCTCCATTATCGACGGGGCGCGCCTTTGTAAAGCACAACGCTTCCGTTATAAAAATTGCGATATGGTTGATCTCGAAGAGCAGCTAAAAGCAGCAGCCGGAGCGCGTCACCGAATTATCGTCACGGATGGTGCTTTTTCCATGGATGGTTCTGTAGCACCCTTGGATAAGATCTGTGATCTTGCTGATAAGTACGAAGCGTTGGTTATGATCGATGAATCGCATTGCTCGGGCTTCATTGGCAAAACTGGCCGTGGCACACACGAGTTGTTTGACGTAATCGAACGTGTAGACATCATCACCGGAACCTTGGGCAAAGCCTTAGGCGGTGCTTCCGGCGGTTTTACGTCGGGACGCAAAGAAATTATTGATATGCTGCGTCAGCGCTCACGCCCCTACTTGTTTTCCAACACCTTAGCACCGGCCATTGCAGGAGCATCGGTAGCTGTATTGGATATGTTGAGCGAAACCACTGCACTCCGTGATAAACTGGAAACCAACACAACTTATTTCCGCGAGAAAATGACCGAAGCCGGATTCGATATCAAGCCAGGGTTTCATCCTATCGTTCCTGTAATGCTCTATGATGCGAAATTGGCTCAGGAATTCGCCGCTAAAATGCTCGATGAAGGAATTTATGTGATCGGATTTTACTATCCCGTTGTGCCACAGGGAAAAGCCCGAATACGGGTGCAAATATCCGCGGGACACGAAAAGGAACATCTCGATAAGGCCATTGCCGCCTTTACGAAAGTGGGTAAGGAATTAAACGTAATAAAATAA
- a CDS encoding phage holin family protein, translated as MRFIISLLLTGAIIAVAAYIVPGAHVDGFGWAIVTGLVIGLVNAIVGGILRLFTFPLNWLTFGLVSFIITVLMIMLSDSLMGSKFDVDGFWTAALFAIVVAVIEMFLGTASSDRRS; from the coding sequence ATGCGGTTTATTATCAGCCTTTTGCTAACGGGCGCCATCATCGCCGTGGCGGCGTATATTGTTCCTGGAGCACATGTAGATGGCTTTGGGTGGGCCATTGTCACGGGACTTGTAATCGGGTTGGTAAATGCAATTGTTGGAGGCATCCTACGCCTTTTCACTTTTCCACTGAATTGGTTAACCTTTGGGTTGGTCTCCTTCATTATAACCGTATTGATGATTATGCTAAGCGACAGCCTTATGGGGAGCAAATTTGATGTGGACGGATTTTGGACAGCCGCATTATTTGCTATTGTCGTCGCGGTAATTGAAATGTTTTTGGGTACAGCATCCAGCGATAGACGTTCATAA
- a CDS encoding ABC transporter permease: MSVNMSYRENVKLALQSIVSNKLRTFLTALIIAIGIMALIGVLTSIDAIQSSLTNSFSSMGSNSFNIRNRGVNVRIGDGGSQAKVFPSITYQDALDFKRNFDFSALVSVSANVTWGATAKYKTEKTNPNIGVLGADENYLQTSGYKLEDGRNLTSQDVENANGVVIIGKEVKDKLFKNNKNPLGEYITLGGDRFTVIGVLESKGSSAGFGADKACFVPLSRGRAMMARGNPSFIITVMSGDPFKMDAAEGEAVATFRKIRGLNAKQANDFEIIKSDAVAQILMQNLSYVTMGAIIIAFITLLGASIGLMNIMLVSVTERTREIGVRKAIGATPNVIRKQFLMEAIVICLLGGLAGIILGMSIGNLLALALGADFIIPWQWMGLGISVCIVVGILSGYYPASKASKLDPVEALRYE, translated from the coding sequence ATGTCGGTTAACATGTCTTATCGGGAGAACGTAAAGTTGGCCTTACAGTCTATTGTAAGCAACAAGTTGCGCACATTCCTCACAGCCCTGATTATCGCCATCGGAATTATGGCTTTAATCGGCGTTCTTACTTCCATTGATGCCATTCAGAGTTCATTGACCAACTCCTTCTCCTCGATGGGATCCAATTCTTTTAATATCCGTAACCGAGGTGTCAATGTTCGTATTGGCGATGGTGGGAGTCAAGCAAAAGTATTTCCGTCCATTACTTATCAAGATGCCCTGGATTTCAAAAGGAATTTTGATTTTAGCGCGTTGGTTTCCGTAAGTGCCAACGTTACTTGGGGTGCAACGGCCAAATATAAAACAGAGAAGACAAATCCGAATATAGGGGTGCTCGGCGCCGATGAAAATTACTTGCAAACTTCAGGTTACAAACTAGAAGATGGTCGTAATTTGACCAGCCAAGATGTAGAAAATGCTAACGGCGTGGTTATCATTGGCAAGGAAGTTAAAGATAAGCTCTTCAAAAACAACAAAAATCCATTGGGTGAATATATTACCTTAGGAGGCGATCGCTTTACCGTGATTGGCGTCTTGGAGAGTAAAGGCTCCAGCGCTGGTTTTGGGGCAGACAAGGCTTGCTTTGTCCCTTTGTCGCGCGGGCGTGCTATGATGGCACGAGGGAATCCCTCTTTTATAATTACCGTAATGTCCGGCGATCCGTTTAAAATGGATGCCGCGGAAGGTGAGGCTGTTGCTACCTTTCGTAAAATTAGGGGGTTAAATGCAAAGCAAGCGAACGACTTTGAAATCATAAAATCCGACGCTGTTGCACAGATCCTCATGCAGAACCTGAGCTATGTAACCATGGGGGCGATTATTATTGCATTTATCACGCTCTTGGGAGCATCCATTGGCTTGATGAACATCATGCTCGTATCCGTAACAGAACGTACACGAGAGATCGGTGTGCGCAAAGCTATCGGTGCTACCCCCAACGTGATTCGTAAGCAGTTTTTGATGGAAGCCATCGTGATATGTTTGTTAGGCGGGCTTGCAGGCATTATATTGGGTATGTCGATCGGCAATTTGTTAGCACTCGCCCTTGGGGCAGATTTTATCATCCCTTGGCAGTGGATGGGACTTGGTATTTCCGTCTGTATAGTCGTTGGCATACTTTCCGGCTATTATCCAGCTTCCAAGGCGTCCAAGCTCGACCCCGTAGAGGCGTTGCGCTATGAGTAA
- a CDS encoding Rieske (2Fe-2S) protein, translated as MEKLEWHVIPILPTADAEIKKIKVAGKTICLVRSQGKWQAVGNRCPHAGADLSQGWCEGNNIVCPFHRHKFDLQTGKGDVGQGNFIPTYPLKEEDGQLYVAIRKPWWKTLFSG; from the coding sequence ATGGAAAAGCTTGAATGGCATGTGATTCCCATACTACCAACTGCCGATGCGGAAATAAAAAAGATTAAAGTTGCCGGCAAAACGATTTGCCTTGTCCGTTCTCAGGGCAAGTGGCAGGCTGTCGGCAACCGTTGTCCGCATGCAGGGGCAGATCTTTCACAAGGATGGTGTGAGGGGAATAACATCGTTTGTCCTTTTCATCGCCATAAGTTCGACTTGCAAACAGGAAAGGGCGATGTAGGACAAGGAAATTTTATTCCCACTTATCCGCTCAAGGAAGAAGATGGGCAACTATATGTGGCTATCCGGAAACCTTGGTGGAAGACACTTTTTTCTGGATAA
- a CDS encoding helix-turn-helix transcriptional regulator: MITLENKHVDSEKYTSALPLQSFNKLQLMMQYVIWEEMKEIDVLFPSNGYLNILCSPETSNFNYSIDEELLQFKSPQNIIQHVKVGQHLHISGQRRKDQAIIVFIPESSLSNMFPSGTAHTTQVADSSRLSLLKSRVLHIHATAHIAKNLRIQSLLLDALALQLEMLNARNESTIHTVLLEKIVQAQQLIEKDLTKSYTISELAKAVGTNEQYLKKYFKQHLGKTIMHYALEAKMLHAKKLIMSGDFRIADVARMTGYKHATHFSMSFKKFFGILPTSLRYCLLFFQGASVELAEFELLTCIESSNVLSWCIV; encoded by the coding sequence ATGATAACATTGGAAAATAAACATGTAGATTCCGAAAAATATACTTCGGCGCTACCGCTGCAATCCTTCAACAAGTTACAACTGATGATGCAATATGTCATTTGGGAAGAGATGAAGGAAATTGACGTGTTGTTTCCGTCTAATGGCTATCTTAATATTCTTTGCAGCCCGGAAACGAGCAATTTCAACTATTCCATAGATGAAGAATTATTGCAATTCAAATCCCCTCAAAACATTATACAGCATGTTAAAGTGGGACAGCACTTACATATTAGCGGGCAACGTAGGAAAGACCAAGCTATCATTGTCTTTATTCCTGAATCATCTTTATCTAATATGTTCCCTTCAGGAACCGCACACACTACGCAGGTTGCGGACAGCAGTCGGCTGAGCTTATTAAAATCAAGGGTTCTTCATATTCATGCGACCGCACATATTGCAAAAAACCTCCGCATACAGAGTTTATTACTGGATGCTTTGGCTTTACAGCTAGAGATGCTGAATGCACGCAACGAGTCTACGATCCATACCGTTCTGTTAGAAAAGATTGTACAGGCGCAGCAACTTATTGAGAAAGACCTAACGAAGAGCTATACCATTAGCGAATTGGCGAAAGCGGTGGGAACAAATGAGCAGTATTTAAAAAAATATTTTAAGCAACATTTGGGCAAAACGATTATGCATTATGCCCTCGAAGCGAAAATGCTTCATGCCAAGAAGTTAATTATGAGCGGCGACTTCCGAATAGCCGATGTGGCACGCATGACTGGGTATAAGCACGCTACCCATTTTAGTATGAGCTTCAAAAAGTTCTTTGGTATCCTTCCTACTTCTTTGCGTTATTGTTTACTGTTTTTTCAGGGAGCTAGTGTCGAGCTTGCCGAATTTGAGTTGTTGACATGTATAGAGTCGAGCAACGTCCTGAGTTGGTGTATTGTTTAA
- a CDS encoding DUF2147 domain-containing protein, producing the protein MKKIALTCFAVLLTFFVFAQANDPILGKWQNPSGEGKIEIYKKGNKYFGKLYWIKDANKKDEKNPDASLRSRKIQGLEILTNFSKDGDTYEGGQIYDPKSGKTYSCKMTVKGKDKLDIRGYMGVSLLGRTETWKRID; encoded by the coding sequence ATGAAAAAGATTGCATTAACATGTTTTGCTGTATTGTTGACGTTCTTTGTCTTCGCGCAGGCGAATGATCCCATCCTTGGAAAATGGCAGAATCCGAGCGGCGAAGGAAAGATAGAAATCTATAAGAAAGGCAACAAGTATTTCGGCAAGCTTTATTGGATCAAGGATGCCAATAAAAAAGATGAAAAAAATCCAGATGCGAGCCTACGAAGTCGCAAGATCCAAGGATTGGAGATCTTGACAAACTTCAGTAAGGATGGCGACACCTATGAAGGAGGGCAGATTTATGATCCCAAGTCCGGTAAAACCTACAGTTGCAAGATGACCGTAAAAGGAAAAGATAAGTTAGATATCCGTGGCTACATGGGGGTTTCTCTGTTGGGAAGAACCGAAACATGGAAGCGTATCGATTAG
- the typA gene encoding translational GTPase TypA, whose amino-acid sequence MQNIRNIAIIAHVDHGKTTLVDKILYFTNQFRENENAGELILDNNDLERERGITIVSKNVSVKYKDVKINIIDTPGHADFGGEVERVLKMADGVVLLVDAFEGPMPQTRFVTGKALGLGIKPIVVVNKVDKENCRPEEVYENVFDLFFNLGATEEQLDFPVLYGSSKQGWMSTDWKKPTTDFTDLLDAILEHIPAPKISEGTLQMQVTSLDYSTFVGRIAIGRVARGVIKENQPVSLVKRDGKIVKSRVKELQVFEGLGRIKVSEVHAGDICAVVGIDGFEIGDTIADFENPEQLEVMHIDEPTMNMLFTINNSPFFGKEGKFVTSRHIYDRLQKELEKNLALRVVPTDSPDAWLVYGRGILHLSVLIETMRREGYELQVGQPQVIVKEIDGVKCEPIEELVVDVPGDVSGKVIELVTQRKGELLIMESKGEMQHLEFSIPSRGIIGLRNNVLTATAGEAVMAHRLKGYEPWKGTIPGRLAGVLISLDTGSTTAYSIDKLQDRGRFFVDPGVDIYEGQILGEHIRDNDLTINITKGKQLTNMRASGSDDNTRIAPAIKFSLEECMEYIQADEYIEVTPQSMRLRKIYLSEGDRKINAKKFQ is encoded by the coding sequence ATGCAAAACATCAGAAATATTGCGATTATCGCACACGTTGACCACGGTAAAACTACCCTCGTTGATAAAATTTTATATTTCACCAATCAGTTCCGTGAAAACGAGAATGCGGGTGAGCTTATTTTAGATAATAACGACTTGGAGCGTGAGCGTGGTATCACCATCGTTTCCAAAAACGTATCGGTAAAATACAAGGATGTCAAGATCAATATTATTGATACCCCTGGTCACGCCGATTTTGGTGGAGAGGTAGAGCGTGTATTGAAAATGGCTGATGGTGTGGTGCTATTGGTGGATGCTTTTGAAGGTCCAATGCCGCAGACTCGTTTCGTAACGGGTAAAGCATTGGGATTGGGCATCAAGCCAATCGTTGTTGTAAACAAAGTAGATAAGGAAAACTGCCGTCCAGAAGAAGTGTACGAAAATGTATTCGATCTTTTCTTCAACCTTGGCGCTACCGAAGAGCAGTTAGATTTCCCAGTATTATACGGTTCATCAAAACAAGGATGGATGTCGACAGATTGGAAAAAACCAACGACTGATTTCACGGACTTATTGGATGCAATTCTTGAGCATATCCCTGCTCCTAAGATATCTGAAGGTACGTTACAAATGCAAGTAACGTCACTAGATTATTCTACTTTCGTTGGTCGTATCGCTATCGGTCGTGTGGCACGTGGTGTAATCAAAGAAAACCAACCGGTTTCTTTGGTTAAGCGTGACGGTAAGATCGTAAAATCACGCGTAAAAGAACTACAGGTTTTCGAAGGTTTAGGTCGTATCAAGGTATCAGAGGTTCATGCGGGTGATATTTGTGCAGTTGTTGGTATTGACGGCTTCGAAATTGGTGATACTATCGCCGATTTTGAAAACCCAGAGCAACTGGAAGTAATGCACATCGATGAGCCTACGATGAATATGTTGTTCACGATCAACAATTCACCGTTCTTTGGTAAAGAAGGTAAATTTGTAACTTCTCGCCATATCTACGATCGTTTGCAAAAAGAACTAGAGAAAAACTTAGCGCTACGCGTCGTTCCTACGGATTCGCCAGACGCTTGGTTAGTATACGGCCGTGGTATTCTTCACTTGTCCGTATTGATCGAGACAATGCGTCGCGAAGGTTACGAGCTACAAGTAGGTCAGCCACAGGTAATCGTTAAAGAAATCGATGGTGTCAAATGTGAGCCTATCGAGGAATTGGTAGTGGATGTACCGGGTGATGTATCGGGTAAAGTGATCGAATTGGTGACTCAGCGTAAAGGTGAGTTGTTGATCATGGAATCAAAAGGTGAAATGCAACACTTAGAGTTTTCCATCCCTTCACGTGGTATCATTGGCTTGCGTAACAACGTGTTGACAGCTACTGCAGGTGAGGCTGTTATGGCACACCGCTTGAAAGGTTACGAGCCTTGGAAAGGTACAATCCCTGGTCGTTTGGCGGGTGTATTGATCTCTTTGGATACAGGTTCTACCACTGCTTATTCGATTGATAAATTGCAAGACCGTGGTCGTTTCTTCGTTGATCCAGGTGTGGATATTTACGAAGGACAAATCTTGGGTGAACACATCCGCGATAACGACTTAACAATCAACATCACTAAAGGTAAGCAGTTGACCAATATGCGTGCTTCAGGTTCTGATGATAACACCCGTATTGCACCAGCAATCAAGTTTTCGTTGGAAGAATGTATGGAGTACATCCAAGCAGATGAGTATATCGAAGTAACGCCACAATCTATGCGTTTGCGTAAGATCTACCTATCTGAAGGTGATAGAAAAATCAATGCAAAGAAATTCCAATAA
- a CDS encoding TonB-dependent receptor has translation MKKLFLALLLTSLFSHAFAQLATLRGQIKTEDGVPVGQASIKLIGTKNVTTTNSMGWYELSKIPFGKRELEVTSIEVKHQRFFIDVHKDQQEFNIVVSAKGAIDIEEVSIHRNTEKRDLEVGGFAVAVIETKEASLRNLTTNELLDRAVGVRVRQNGGIGSRVDYNLNGMSGSTVGIFLDGIEVSTYGSSFNLNNIPPAMIERIEVYKGVLPSHLTGDYVGGAINVVLKKDASTNNVTIATSYGSFNTFQSDIGATFRDKRTGFSARFSGFHTYTDNSFTTWGRSTTYVNHLQQIIRPYRAKRFNNTYKSLGGRFELGFTDVKWADLFFLGYNISDNYNEIPHGTTMATPYVGRFTETDAHVFSLNYSKKDLFVKGLALNVNAVRSDRGTYLQDTVGLAYNWDGTVREVIQFGERVPLRTTLGGQQGEKVISQIDRKITNTRSNLGYMILPGHRISLNHKFEKTDRDDNDLLNPIDRDLITKSIVSKNILSFNYEAQTFNNRLRTNILAKYTANRTQQTKPEIVNQNGQSTIVRRDTTTFADNFGYGATLSYMVVRDLFVIGSLENAYIMPNETQLYGDPEINILPNLQLQPEKNINYNLGFRYGVIDHGRHRISFYGSAFWRNGFDKITQQIVDEREVENPEDADIQTTRYVNLGKTQARGFEAEIVYIYDNKLNAIVNFSKFNNVFKQEFDENGQPHDLYNAQVPNEPFFTVNANLQYRLNNIFQKNSILNVYYNTGYVGQYYTVWGQPEWSSTPTQFVHDIGASYRFPSGKLVVSLDGKNIFNAEAYDNFMVQKPGRGIYVKLNYTINKFL, from the coding sequence ATGAAAAAGCTTTTTTTAGCGCTCCTCTTGACATCACTTTTCTCCCACGCTTTTGCTCAGCTGGCTACGCTTCGCGGACAGATTAAAACGGAAGATGGGGTTCCTGTTGGTCAGGCATCTATAAAGCTAATAGGCACAAAGAATGTCACAACGACTAACTCAATGGGTTGGTACGAACTTTCCAAAATCCCTTTCGGTAAAAGAGAGCTTGAAGTGACTTCAATAGAAGTAAAACATCAAAGGTTTTTTATTGATGTTCATAAGGACCAACAGGAGTTCAATATCGTGGTTTCGGCGAAAGGTGCTATTGATATAGAAGAAGTTTCCATACATCGTAATACGGAGAAACGTGATCTAGAAGTAGGAGGATTCGCTGTGGCAGTCATCGAGACGAAGGAAGCGTCGTTAAGAAACCTAACCACAAACGAATTATTAGACAGGGCAGTGGGGGTACGCGTTCGCCAAAATGGTGGAATCGGCTCAAGGGTTGATTACAATTTGAACGGTATGTCGGGAAGTACAGTTGGTATATTTTTGGATGGGATAGAGGTGTCCACCTACGGATCGTCATTTAATTTAAATAATATACCGCCAGCAATGATTGAACGCATTGAAGTGTATAAAGGCGTTCTTCCGTCTCATTTAACTGGAGACTATGTCGGAGGTGCAATAAATGTCGTGCTTAAAAAGGATGCATCCACCAATAACGTAACCATAGCAACTTCCTATGGATCTTTTAATACTTTCCAATCTGATATTGGTGCTACTTTTAGAGACAAAAGGACCGGTTTTTCTGCTCGGTTTTCGGGATTTCACACCTATACGGACAACAGCTTTACAACATGGGGGCGCTCAACCACATACGTAAATCATTTACAGCAAATCATACGCCCCTACAGGGCCAAGAGATTTAATAATACTTACAAATCTCTAGGTGGGCGGTTTGAATTGGGGTTCACAGATGTAAAATGGGCAGATTTATTCTTTCTCGGCTATAATATCTCTGATAATTATAACGAAATTCCCCACGGAACAACGATGGCGACACCTTATGTTGGACGATTCACAGAAACTGATGCGCATGTTTTCAGTTTGAACTACTCTAAAAAAGATCTATTTGTGAAGGGATTGGCGTTGAATGTAAATGCCGTTCGTAGTGATAGAGGCACATATTTGCAGGATACAGTGGGCCTAGCTTACAACTGGGATGGGACAGTACGAGAGGTTATTCAGTTCGGAGAGCGCGTTCCCTTGAGAACTACCTTGGGTGGTCAGCAAGGAGAAAAGGTAATCTCACAAATTGATCGCAAAATCACCAATACTCGTTCAAATTTAGGATACATGATTTTGCCCGGACATCGGATCTCTTTGAATCATAAATTCGAGAAAACAGATAGGGATGATAACGATTTACTAAACCCGATTGATCGTGATCTAATAACAAAAAGTATCGTAAGTAAAAATATTCTATCCTTTAACTATGAAGCTCAGACCTTCAATAACAGGTTAAGGACAAATATTCTTGCTAAATATACGGCCAATAGAACACAACAAACCAAGCCTGAGATTGTGAATCAGAACGGACAGAGTACAATAGTGCGTAGGGACACGACTACTTTTGCGGATAACTTTGGGTATGGCGCAACTTTATCCTACATGGTTGTACGGGATCTATTTGTCATAGGTTCTTTAGAGAATGCCTACATTATGCCCAATGAAACGCAGCTTTACGGTGACCCGGAAATCAACATACTACCGAATCTACAGCTGCAACCAGAAAAAAACATTAACTACAACCTAGGTTTTAGATATGGCGTAATAGACCATGGTCGTCATCGGATTTCCTTCTATGGTAGCGCTTTTTGGAGAAATGGGTTTGATAAAATAACGCAACAAATCGTAGACGAAAGGGAGGTAGAGAATCCAGAAGATGCAGATATTCAGACCACTCGTTATGTTAACCTTGGTAAGACTCAAGCCAGAGGATTTGAAGCAGAAATTGTCTACATATACGATAACAAATTAAATGCTATTGTCAATTTTTCGAAGTTTAATAATGTCTTCAAACAAGAATTCGATGAAAACGGGCAACCTCATGACCTATACAATGCTCAGGTGCCGAACGAACCGTTTTTTACAGTCAATGCTAATCTGCAATATCGACTGAATAATATTTTTCAAAAGAACTCCATTTTAAACGTCTATTACAATACTGGATATGTAGGTCAATACTATACTGTTTGGGGGCAGCCCGAATGGTCAAGTACCCCCACACAGTTCGTTCACGATATTGGTGCAAGTTACCGTTTTCCATCAGGGAAGCTAGTTGTTAGCCTAGATGGTAAAAATATTTTCAATGCCGAGGCTTACGACAACTTTATGGTCCAAAAGCCAGGGAGAGGGATTTATGTTAAGTTGAATTACACAATCAATAAGTTTCTATAA